A window from Kluyveromyces lactis strain NRRL Y-1140 chromosome E complete sequence encodes these proteins:
- a CDS encoding uncharacterized protein (some similarities with uniprot|P28319 Saccharomyces cerevisiae YKL096W CWP1 Cell wall mannoprotein linked to a beta-1 3- and beta-1 6-glucan heteropolymer through a phosphodiester bond involved in cell wall organization) — protein MKFLVTFFSVFVFGLLQFAAADSSNFTLECYAPGTALFDGHIYIGDDKKIYIANVTETAKGIVLSNGSLEMDDGKVIGIGKNYLSLEADSSSFEIAYPFTIEKGILKLYGEDFHAVPSGKDGIYVLGSINAAAGRDDVIPIQIKAIGDDDTAVSDYKGDSVESTSSYSLLGSQTFDSSAASSASAATASEVSSSKSSSKNAAVANFSYSHGCFFSLLIAMIV, from the coding sequence ATGAAATTTTTAGTAACCTTTTTCAGTGTGTTTGTGTTTGGATTGCTGCAATTTGCCGCCGCGgattcttccaatttcaCTTTGGAATGTTATGCGCCAGGAACTGCCTTGTTTGATGGACACATTTATATTGGTGACgataaaaaaatatacatCGCTAATGTCACTGAAACTGCTAAAGGGATTGTTTTATCTAATGGGTCCTTAGAAATGGATGATGGAAAAGTTATAGGTATCGGTAAAAACTACCTGTCATTGGAAGCCGATTCTTCAAGCTTTGAAATCGCTTATCCATTCACCATTGAGAAAGGTATTTTGAAGCTATACGGCGAGGATTTCCATGCTGTACCATCTGGAAAAGATGGAATTTATGTTCTTGGCTCAATCAATGCTGCAGCAGGTCGTGATGATGTAATTCCGATCCAGATTAAGGCCATTGGCGATGACGATACCGCTGTTAGCGACTATAAAGGTGACTCTGTCgaatcaacttcttcctaCTCTTTATTGGGAAGTCAAACATTTGATTCGTCAGCCGCTTCATCTGCTTCTGCAGCAACAGCTTCAGAagtttcatcttcaaagtcATCAAGTAAAAACGCCGCTGTTGCAAACTTTTCATATTCTCACGGTTGTTTCTTCTCTCTGTTAATTGCAATGATTGTTTGA